In Pseudomonas sp. ADAK2, the genomic window CTCGGTTTTATTCACTCACGCAGAAGCCGTATGACCCGCTCCCCGTTCCGTCGTCTTGTGTTTGGCACCCTGCGCCGACTGTTGTACCTCTGGGTTCGCTCGGAGACGATCAACCAGTCGTCCCTAACCCTCAACCTCGACCGCAGCCGTCCGGTGTTCTACGTCCTGCAAAACCCTTCGCTGACCGACCTGGCCGTGGTCGACGCCGAGTGCACCAAGGCCGGCCTGCCGCGGCCGGTGCTGCCGGTGTCGGTGGGTAACCTGCTGGAGCCTGCCGCGTTCTTCTATCTGACGCCGGAGCCCGACTGGCTCGGCCGCCAGGACAAACGCGGCGCGCCGCCGACCCTGACCCGCCTGGTCAGCGCCCTGAGCCAGAACGCCGCCGAAGATGCGCAGATCATTCCGGTCAGCGTGTTCTGGGGTCAGTCGCCGGACAGCGAGTCGAGCCCGTGGAAGCTGTTGTTTGCCGATAGCTGGGCGGTCACCGGGCGTTTGCGCCGCTTGCTCAGCATCATCGTGCTGGGGCGCAAGACCCGCGTGCAGTTCTCGGCGCCGATCCATTTGCGCGAGCTGATCGAGCACAACAAGGGCCACGAGCGCACCGTGCGCATGGCCCAGCGGATCCTGCGGGTACACTTCCGCAACCTCAAAGCCGCCGTCATCGGCCCGGACATTTCCCACCGTCGCAACCTGGTCAAAGGTCTGCTGAATCAGCCACTGGTCAAACAAGCGATCCTCGACGAAGCCGAGCGCGAGAACATCTCCCCGGAGAAAGCCAAGGCCCAGGCCCTGCGCTACGGCAACGAGATCGCCTCGGACTACACCTACACCGCCATCCGCTTTCTGGAAGTGGTGCTGAGCTGGTTCTGGAACAAGATTTACGATGGGGTGAAGGTCAACCACATCGAAGGCGTGCAGAAAGTCGCCCAGGGTCACGAAGTGATCTACGTGCCCTGCCACCGCAGCCACATCGATTACCTGCTGCTTTCGTATTTGCTGTTCCGCAACGGCCTGACCCCGCCGCACATTGCCGCCGGGATCAACCTGAACATGCCGGTGATCGGCAGCCTGCTGCGTCGCGGCGGCGCGTTTTTCATGCGCCGTACCTTCAAGGGCAACCCGCTCTATACCTCGGTGTTCAACGAATACCTGCACACCCTGTTCACCAAGGGCTTCCCGGTGGAGTACTTCGTCGAGGGTGGCCGTTCGCGCACCGGGCGCATGCTGCAACCGAAAACAGGGATGCTGGCGATCACCCTGCGCAGCTTCCTGCGTTCGTCGCGCATGCCCATCGTGTTCATCCCGGTTTACATCGGTTATGAGCGTGTTCTGGAAGGCCGGACCTACCTCGGTGAACTGCGCGGCGCGAGCAAGAAGAAAGAATCGATCTTCGATATTTTCAAAGTCATCGGCGCGCTCAAGCAGCGCTTCGGCCAGGTGGCGGTGAATTTCGGCGAACCGATCAAACTGGCGGAATTCCTCGACAGCGAGCAGCCGGACTGGCGCCAACAGGAACTCGGCCCACAGTTCAAACCGGCCTGGCTCAACGAAACCACTAACCGTCTCGGCGAAAAAGTCGCGCAGCATTTGAACGAAGCCGCCGCGATCAACCCGGTGAACCTGGTGGCGCTTGCGCTGCTGTCCACCACTCGTCTGGCGCTGGACGATCGCGCCATGGCGCGGGTGCTCGATTTGTATCTGGCGCTGTTGCGCAAGGTGCCGTACTCGCCGCACACCACGCTGCCGGAAGGTGACGGTCGGGCGCTGATCGAGCACGTGAAGGACATGGACTTGCTGTCCGAGCAGAGCGATGCCTTGGGCAAGATTCTGTATCTGGATGAGCAGAACGCCGTCCTCATGACCTACTACCGCAACAACGTGTTGCACATCTTCGCGCTGCCGGCGCTGCTGGCGAGCTTCTTCCAGAGTGCGTCGCGCATGAGCCGCGAACAGATCCTGCGCTACACCCGCGCGCTGTATCCGTACCTGCAATCGGAGCTGTTCATTCGCTGGTCCATGGATGAACTGGAGGCGGTGGTCGATCAATGGCTCGAAGCCTTTGTCGAGCAAGGCCTGCTGCGATTCGAGAACGACGTGTACCTGCGTCCCGCGCCGAGTTCGCGGCACTTCGTGTTGCTGACGCTGCTGTCGAAAAGCATCGCCCAGACCCTGCAACGTTTCTACATGACGGTTTCCCTGCTGCTCAACAGCGGCCAGAACAGCATCAGCGCCGAAGAGCTGGAAGACCTCTGCACCGTCATGGCCCAGCGCCTGTCGATCCTGCATGGTCTGAACGCCCCGGAATTTTTCGACAAGAGCCTGTTCCGTCACTTTATCCAGACCCTGCTTGATCTGGACGTACTCAAGCGCGATGAAGCGGGCAAGCTGAGCTATCACGAATTGCTCGGCGAGTTGGCGGAAGGCGCGGCCAAGCGTGTGTTGCCGGCGGAGATTCGCTTGTCGATCCGTCAGGTGGCGTTACATCGCAGTGAAGATGCGGCTGACGCTAACCCGTTGTAACTTCCAGACAACTAACAAAGAAACAAGGACGTTTCTTTGTTAGTTAATTAAAAGATAAATTGGGTTTTTCATTATCACGATAAGGACATCGCGATGAGCCATCATTCAAACGTCACTCTAACTTTCAAGTTTCCACCTGCTTACGTAGCGCCAACAGATGGCGACTGCGAAACTCGAATCAACATTCAGGTCATTAATACTTCCCGTCCCATCAACGTGGTGAACTGGGTTCATCCCGCAATAGCGGATGGCCAATGGAACTTCTCCTTCCAGCACACGTATGTGGATGTCAGCGTCAAATATCAGATCAATATTCAACTCAGCCACAATCAAAAACCGTTACTGCTGGACCTGGATTACTTTGTCATTGTCGACAAGGCGCCCCATCGGCAGACACTTCACTTAAGTCCAATTGGGCAACTTTATATCGAAGCGCAACAACCAAAGCCTATCGAGCGTGATCAGGCAGTCACGATCCACGCCCATGAACATAATGAGCCGGGCGCTGAACTTGTACGCATTCACTGCGATGAAGAAACGGCCACAGCCTTTTACTTGAATTACGATCCGGCTCAAGCCGTACCAGGAAAACGCTACGCGCTAAAAGGCATGGAAAACAGGTTTGGCCAGAATATATCCGTGTCCCCTGATCTCGCCGTATTAGTGCCCTTTGGGTTCAAAGGCTGACACTTCAACTATTGACCTGTTGAGAGCGCTTGCTCGCCTGCCTGGTTTTTGATTTTCGACGTCTACCGCAAAATCCGCTAAATTCCCCGGGCGCCAGGCTTCTTCTGGCGCCAATGTCTCAGAGGCCCTTGATGAAAAAACTGACGCTTGTTTGTCTGACCAGCCTGCTCGGTGCTTGCCAGACCCTGCACCCTGGCGCCAAAACCAGCCTCGATGGCGAAGTGTTCTACCTGCAACGCATCGCCCTGCCGCCAAGCGCCACGTTGAGCGTCAGCCTGCAGGACGTGTCCCTGGCCGACGCGCCCGCCGTGGTGCTCGATGAGCAGAAAGGCCCGGTCAAAGGCCAGGTGCCGCTGCCGTTTCACCTGAGCTACGACCCGGCGCAGGTCAAACCCGGTCATCGTTACTCGGTCAGCGCGCGCATTGAAGTCAATGGTGAGCTGATGTTCATCACCACCGAGAACCACGCCGTGCAACTCGATGGCAACGATCCGCAACCGCTGAAAATCCGCGTCGACGCCGTCCGTTAATATCCCTTATTCGTACAAGGAAGCCGCCATGCTCCGCCCTACCCTTCGCTTCGCCGGCCTGTGCGCAGGCTTGATGATTTCCGCCAGCGCCCTCGCGCTGTCCCTCAGTGACCTGTCGCAACAAGACGCCACCGGCGGCCTGAAAGACGCCCTGACCCAAGGCGCGCAATTGGCCGTGAAACAACTCGGCACGCCGGGCGGGTTCAGCAACAACCCGGACGTGAAAATCGAACTGCCAGGCAAGCTGGGCAAAGTCGCCAGCAAGATGAAAGCCTTCGGCATGGGCGCCCAGGTTGATCAACTGGAAACCAGCATGAACAAAGCGGCGGAAACCGCCGTCACCCAGGCCCAGCCAATCCTGGTCGATGCCGTGAAAAAAATGAGCGTGGCCGATGCCAAGGGCATTCTCAGCGGCGGCAAGGACTCGGCCACCCAATACCTGGATAAATCCAGCCGCGAACAGATCCGCGCCAAGTTCCTGCCGATCGTCAAGCAAGCCACCGACCAAGTAGGCTTGGCCAAGCAATACAACTCGTTCGCCGGCCAAGCAGCGACTTTGGGTGTAGTCGACGCGAAGAGCGCCAACATCGAAAGCTACGTGACAGAGCAGGCGTTGAACGGCTTGTTCGAGATGATCGGCAAGCAGGAAGAAACCATTCGCCAGAACCCGGCAGCTGCGGCTACCAGTTTGGCCAAGAAAGTCTTCGGTACGCTGTAAACCCGTTGTTGATCGTTCCCACCGCGTGGGAACGATCAAGCGTCAAGCAATCCGCAAGAAAAACACCCACTCCCGCCCCATCTTGCGCTTCTCGAACACCTCCAAATCGACCAACCCGTTCAGGGTGGCCGTCGCTGTTTTGTATGAGCAATCCAGATTGTCCATCACGTTGACCGCCGTAAACTCCTTAGCCATCCCGCTCTTGGCCACTTGGTAAACCGCCCGCTGTTTTTCGGTGAGCCGGTCGAAAAAACCGGATGCCAACAGCCATCGATCAAAGTCCTCCGCGTACGCCAGGCTTTTGCGATAGGTCTCAGTAAAACCAGTCACAGCCCGCAAGATCACCGAACACTGGAAGTCGATGAAGTAAGTCAGGTCCAGGTCGTCGGCTTCGGTGTAAAGATAGGAGCGCCCGTATTTCACCGGCGCGTTGCGCAGCAGAACGCTGATGGCAATGTAGCGGAAGGCCGAAAAGTCATGCTTGAACATGAACCAGTAGAACAGCGCCCGGGCGACACGACCGTTGCCGTCGCGAAACGGGTGCTCGTAGCCCAGGGCAAAATGCAGCGCGATGGCTTTGATCAGTGGATGAAGGCAGTCAACCCGATTAGGGTCGTCGTGGGATTGATTGATCCACTTCGACAGCGCCTGCAAGCGTGACACAAGCCCCGCCGCTGGAGGCGGTGTGTGGACGGTGTTGCCCTCGCCGTCCTGCACCACGACGTCGTCGTTGATCCTGAAGGTCCCCGGCGCATATTGCGCGTCATCGATGCCTTCGACACCCACCCGATGGATCGCCGCGATCAACTCGATGCTCAAGGGTTCGTAACGTTTTTCCCAGGCGAAATTCATCATCTTGTAATTGCCGATGACCATTCGCTCATCCGGCGTGCGTGGCAGGCGCTTGCGCTTGAGCATGTCCTTGGCCACGCGCGTGGTGGTCGCCGCACCTTCCAGTTGGCTGCTGCTGACGGCTTCGTCTTCAATCAAGTCATTGAGCAGATAGCTGAAATGCGCGCGTTCACCGATCTGGCTGGTCATATACTCCAGCGCGGCAATGGTGGCTTGCCGATCGACCGCCGAAATGGCTTTTTGCGCGACCGGTGTCAGCACGAAACTGCCCCACTGGATCGGTTCTCCCAATGGCAGCAGGCTGGCGTACTGGGCGGTTCGGGCCTTCTTGACCAACGCCCAACAGAGATGGCTATCCAGTCCCGGCGCCCAGCGGTAGCGCAGATCATCAAACGGCAAGTAGCGCCCCTGGTCATCCAGGGGTTTTAGCAACGCCAGGTAATCCGACAGGCGTTCCTTGTGAGGTGATTGCGCCAACAGGTCGAACACCGGGTCGGTCCGGCCCTTCAGCGCGGGGGGCTTTTTCATTGCGACTGTCTCAAGAACTCGTCAAACCGAGCCTGGAGTACAGCATTGAGCCCTCTGCGACTCAATATCAGAGACTTCTGAAATTCCTGTAGGAGCTACCGCAGGCTGCTCCTACGTGGGGATCAGGCCGATTCTTTCTTGATCCTGAACCACGCCGCATACAGTGCCGGCAGGAACAGCAACGTCAACGCCGTCGCGACAATCAACCCGCCCATGATCGCCACCGCCATTGGCCCGAAGAACACGCTACGCGACAGCGGAATCATCGCCAGTACCGCCGCGAGTGCTGTCAGCACAATCGGCCGAAAGCGGCGCACTGTGGCTTCGATGATCGCTTGCCAGGGTTTGAGCCCGGCGGCGATGTCCTGTTCGATCTGGTCCACCAGAATCACCGAGTTGCGCATGATCATCCCGGACAGGGCAATGGTCCCGAGCATGGCGACAAAGCCGAACGGTTGGCGGAACACCATCAGGAACAGGGTCACGCCGATTAATCCCAATGGCGCTGTCAGAAACACCATCACCGTGCGTGAGAAACTGCGCAGTTGCAGCATCAGCAACGTCAGCACGACGACGATGAACAGTGGCACGCCAGCCTTCACCGAGTTCTGCCCGCGGGCCGAGTCTTCCACCGTGCCGCCGACTTCCAGCAAGTAGCCGTCGGGCAGTTCGGCGCGAATCGGGTCGAGGGTCGGCAGGATCTGTTGCACCAGGGTCGCCGGCTGTTCCTTGCCATAGATGTCGGCGCGAATCGTCACGTTGGGCAGGCGGTTGCGGTGCCAGATGATGCCTTCTTCGAAGCCGTATTCCAGGGTCGCGATCTGCGACAGCGCGACGCTTTTGCCGTTGTCGGTGGGCACCGCCAGGCTCGGCAGCAGCGACAGCTCAGTGCGTTCATGCACGGTGCCGCGCAGGAGGATTTCGATCAACTCGTTGTCTTCGCGGTACTGGCTGACGCTGGAACCGGTCAGCGAGCTTTGCAAAAACTTCGACAGGTTGGCGGTGCTCACACCGAGGGCTCGGGCGCGGTCCTGATCGACGTTCAGATAGACAACTTTGCTCGGTTCTTCCCAGTCCAGATGGACGTTGACCACATGAGGATTCTCGCGCACCTTTTCCGCCACTTTGCGGGCCAGGGCGCGCACTTCTTCGATGTGCTCGCCGGTGATGCGGAACTGCACCGGGTAGCCAACCGGCGGACCGTTTTCCAGACGCGTGACCCGCGAGCGCAGGGCCGGGAATTGTTCGTTGAGGGTTTCGATCAGCCAGGTGCGCAGGATTTCGCGCTCTTCGATGGTTTTCGCCAGGACGACAAACTGGGCGAAGCTCGCCGCAGGCAATTGCTGATCCAGCGGTAGGTAAAATCGCGGCGAACCGGTACCGACGTAAGCCACGTAATTGTCGATACCGGCGTGATCCTTCAGCAGACGTTCGAGGCGTTTAACCTCATCGTTGGTGTTGCTCAGGGATGCGCCTTCGGCCAGTTTCAAATCGATCATCAGTTCAAGACGACCGGAGGCCGGGAAAAACTGCTGCGGCACGAAGCGGAACAACACGATGGAGGCGATGAACAACACCACGGTCAGCACGATCACGGTCTTGCGCCAGCGCACACACCACTCCACCAAGCGCCGAACCCGTTGATAGAACGGCGTGCCATAAGGGTCAGGCTGACCGTCAGCCGTGCCGTGTTTGGCGGCGTGAATCTTCGCCAGGTCCGGCAGGAGTTTTTCCCCCAGGTACGGCACAAACACCACGGCGGCAATCCACGAGGCCAGCAGCGCGATGGTCACCACCTGGAAGATCGAGCGGGTGTATTCACCCGTGCCCGACTGCGCGGTGGCAATCGGCAGGAACCCGGCTGCGGTGATCAGCGTACCGGTGAGCATCGGGAACGCGGTGCTGGTCCAGGCATAGCTGGCGGCCTTGATCCGGTCGAAGCCCTGCTCCATTTTGATCGCCATCATTTCCACGGCGATGATCGCGTCGTCCACCAGCAACCCCAGGGCCAGCACCAGCGCGCCGAGGGAGATCTTGTGCAGGCCGATGCCGAGGTAATACATGCAGGCGAAGGTCATCGCCAGCACCAGCGGAATGGCCAGCGCCACGACCATGCCGGTGCGTACGCCGAGGGAGAAAAAGCTCACCAGCAACACGATTGCCAGGGCTTCCACCAGCACCTGGACGAACTCGCCAACACCGGTTTTAACCGCGGCGGGTTGGTCCGAGACCTTGCGCAATTGCATACCCGCGGGGAGGTTTTTCTGGATGCGATCGAACTCGACTTCCAACGCCTTGCCCAGCACCAGAATGTCGCCGCCGTCCTTCATCGCCACGGCCAGGCCAATCGCATCTTCGGCCATGAAACGCATGCGCGGCGCCGGTGGGTCGTTGAAACCGCGACGCACGTCGGCGACATCGGCGATGCGGAACGTACGATCACCGACCCGGATCGGAAAGCTTTTTATCTGCTCGACCGTCTGAAAATTCCCGGTGACCCGTAGCTGCAATCGCTCGCTGCTGGTTTCGAAGAAGCCGGCGGTCGACACTGCGTTCTGTTCCTCAAGGGCCTGTTGGACTGCCGCCAATGGCAGCCCAAGGGTCGCCAGTTTGACGTTGGACAGTTCGATCCAGATCTTCTCGTCCTGCAAGCCAAGCAGATCGACCTTGCCCACATCCTTGACCCGTTGCAGCTGAATCTGGATGCGGTCGGCGTAGTCCTTGAGCACGGCGTAGTCAAAACCATCGCCGGTCAGGGCGTAGATATTGCCGAAGGTGGTGCCGAATTCATCATTGAAGAACGGGCCTTGAATGCCCGGAGGCAGGGTCTGGCGGATGTCGCTGATCTTCTTGCGGACCTGATACCACAGCTCCGGAATCTGCGCCGAGTGCATCGAATCTCGGGCAATGAAGGTCACCTGGGACTCACCCGGGCGGGAGAACGAGACGATGCGCTCGTACTCGCCGGTTTCCATCAGCTTCTTTTCAATGCGCTCGGTGACCTGGCGCGAGACTTCCTGGGCCGTGGCCCCCGGCCAGTTGGTGCGAATCACCATGGCCTTGAAGGTGAACGGCGGGTCTTCGCTTTGTCCCAGTTTGGTGTAGGAAAGTGCGCCGACAATCGCCAGTAAAAGCATCAGGAACAGTACGATCTGGCGGTTACGCAGCGCCCATTCGGAAAGATTGAAACCCATCGGGAATTACTCCTTGTCCGCCAGATTGACCACGCGGTTGGAGCGATCCACCGGGCGCACTTGCTGCCCGTCGTGAAGCACATGAACCCCGGCGGCCACCACCCAGTCGCTGGCGCTCAACCCTTCGAGCACCGGCACGGTTTTCTCACCGAAGGCACCCACCCGGACCGGGACTTTCCTCAACGTATTGTTGGCACCTACCACCCACACGTAGGTGGCACCGTTTTCTGCGGTGACTGCCGACAGCGGCACGGCCAGCGACACCACGGCGGCGGTCTGGATAAACACCCGGGCGCTCTGGCCGAGTTCCGCCGGGACTTTGCCGGAGGTGAAGGCAATGCGCGCGGCGAAGGTTCGGGATTTGGGATCGGCCGCAGGCGACAGCTCGCGGATGCGCCCGGTGAAACGTTGATCGGGTTGGGTCCAGAGTTCCACCGACACCGGTTGATCGACCTTAAAACGGCCGAAGCTTTGTTCCGGCAGGCTGATCAACACTTCGCGCTCGCCATCGGTGGCAAGGGTGAACACGGTTTGCCCGGCAGCGACCACTTGACCGACTTCAACGGCACGCTTGGCCACCACCCCATCCTGCGGCGCACGCAGCACCGCGTAGCTGGCCTGATTGGTCGAGACGTTGAACTCGGCTTTGATTTGCTTGAGGCGCGCTTCACCGGATCGGTAGAGGTTTTCGGAATTGTCGTACGCCGACTTGCTGACCATCTGACGGTCCATCAGCGTCTTGTAGCGATCCCGTTCGGCGCGGACCAGGTTCAGATTGGCTTCGGCGGCGGTGACCTGGGCGCGGGTGGCTTCCAGTTGCAGGCGCACGTCCTGGGGATCGAGCTCGGCCAGCGGCTGATCGGCCTTGACCCGCTGACCTTCCTCGACCAGTCGTCGGCTGACTTTGCCGCCAATGCGGAATGCCAAGTCCGGCTCATAACGGGCGCGAACTTCACCGGGATAGCTTTCCATCGCCTGGGCCGAAGGCTCGGGTTGTACCACCATGGCCGGTCGCACGCTGACTTGCGGCGCCTCGTCGTGACCGCACGCCGACAATAAAAAAGCCAGTGTGACTGGCAACGCGAGGGGCAAGGCATAGCGGAACATGGTGAAGGACCTTTCGCTAATGGTGCTTGGAATAATTATACTGGCCGGTATGTTATTAATAGCAAACTCACCAGTCCAGTATTAAAAGCGAA contains:
- the plsB gene encoding glycerol-3-phosphate 1-O-acyltransferase PlsB, which produces MTRSPFRRLVFGTLRRLLYLWVRSETINQSSLTLNLDRSRPVFYVLQNPSLTDLAVVDAECTKAGLPRPVLPVSVGNLLEPAAFFYLTPEPDWLGRQDKRGAPPTLTRLVSALSQNAAEDAQIIPVSVFWGQSPDSESSPWKLLFADSWAVTGRLRRLLSIIVLGRKTRVQFSAPIHLRELIEHNKGHERTVRMAQRILRVHFRNLKAAVIGPDISHRRNLVKGLLNQPLVKQAILDEAERENISPEKAKAQALRYGNEIASDYTYTAIRFLEVVLSWFWNKIYDGVKVNHIEGVQKVAQGHEVIYVPCHRSHIDYLLLSYLLFRNGLTPPHIAAGINLNMPVIGSLLRRGGAFFMRRTFKGNPLYTSVFNEYLHTLFTKGFPVEYFVEGGRSRTGRMLQPKTGMLAITLRSFLRSSRMPIVFIPVYIGYERVLEGRTYLGELRGASKKKESIFDIFKVIGALKQRFGQVAVNFGEPIKLAEFLDSEQPDWRQQELGPQFKPAWLNETTNRLGEKVAQHLNEAAAINPVNLVALALLSTTRLALDDRAMARVLDLYLALLRKVPYSPHTTLPEGDGRALIEHVKDMDLLSEQSDALGKILYLDEQNAVLMTYYRNNVLHIFALPALLASFFQSASRMSREQILRYTRALYPYLQSELFIRWSMDELEAVVDQWLEAFVEQGLLRFENDVYLRPAPSSRHFVLLTLLSKSIAQTLQRFYMTVSLLLNSGQNSISAEELEDLCTVMAQRLSILHGLNAPEFFDKSLFRHFIQTLLDLDVLKRDEAGKLSYHELLGELAEGAAKRVLPAEIRLSIRQVALHRSEDAADANPL
- a CDS encoding YbaY family lipoprotein; translation: MKKLTLVCLTSLLGACQTLHPGAKTSLDGEVFYLQRIALPPSATLSVSLQDVSLADAPAVVLDEQKGPVKGQVPLPFHLSYDPAQVKPGHRYSVSARIEVNGELMFITTENHAVQLDGNDPQPLKIRVDAVR
- a CDS encoding DUF4197 domain-containing protein, with the translated sequence MLRPTLRFAGLCAGLMISASALALSLSDLSQQDATGGLKDALTQGAQLAVKQLGTPGGFSNNPDVKIELPGKLGKVASKMKAFGMGAQVDQLETSMNKAAETAVTQAQPILVDAVKKMSVADAKGILSGGKDSATQYLDKSSREQIRAKFLPIVKQATDQVGLAKQYNSFAGQAATLGVVDAKSANIESYVTEQALNGLFEMIGKQEETIRQNPAAAATSLAKKVFGTL
- a CDS encoding Fic family protein — its product is MKKPPALKGRTDPVFDLLAQSPHKERLSDYLALLKPLDDQGRYLPFDDLRYRWAPGLDSHLCWALVKKARTAQYASLLPLGEPIQWGSFVLTPVAQKAISAVDRQATIAALEYMTSQIGERAHFSYLLNDLIEDEAVSSSQLEGAATTTRVAKDMLKRKRLPRTPDERMVIGNYKMMNFAWEKRYEPLSIELIAAIHRVGVEGIDDAQYAPGTFRINDDVVVQDGEGNTVHTPPPAAGLVSRLQALSKWINQSHDDPNRVDCLHPLIKAIALHFALGYEHPFRDGNGRVARALFYWFMFKHDFSAFRYIAISVLLRNAPVKYGRSYLYTEADDLDLTYFIDFQCSVILRAVTGFTETYRKSLAYAEDFDRWLLASGFFDRLTEKQRAVYQVAKSGMAKEFTAVNVMDNLDCSYKTATATLNGLVDLEVFEKRKMGREWVFFLRIA
- a CDS encoding efflux RND transporter permease subunit, whose amino-acid sequence is MGFNLSEWALRNRQIVLFLMLLLAIVGALSYTKLGQSEDPPFTFKAMVIRTNWPGATAQEVSRQVTERIEKKLMETGEYERIVSFSRPGESQVTFIARDSMHSAQIPELWYQVRKKISDIRQTLPPGIQGPFFNDEFGTTFGNIYALTGDGFDYAVLKDYADRIQIQLQRVKDVGKVDLLGLQDEKIWIELSNVKLATLGLPLAAVQQALEEQNAVSTAGFFETSSERLQLRVTGNFQTVEQIKSFPIRVGDRTFRIADVADVRRGFNDPPAPRMRFMAEDAIGLAVAMKDGGDILVLGKALEVEFDRIQKNLPAGMQLRKVSDQPAAVKTGVGEFVQVLVEALAIVLLVSFFSLGVRTGMVVALAIPLVLAMTFACMYYLGIGLHKISLGALVLALGLLVDDAIIAVEMMAIKMEQGFDRIKAASYAWTSTAFPMLTGTLITAAGFLPIATAQSGTGEYTRSIFQVVTIALLASWIAAVVFVPYLGEKLLPDLAKIHAAKHGTADGQPDPYGTPFYQRVRRLVEWCVRWRKTVIVLTVVLFIASIVLFRFVPQQFFPASGRLELMIDLKLAEGASLSNTNDEVKRLERLLKDHAGIDNYVAYVGTGSPRFYLPLDQQLPAASFAQFVVLAKTIEEREILRTWLIETLNEQFPALRSRVTRLENGPPVGYPVQFRITGEHIEEVRALARKVAEKVRENPHVVNVHLDWEEPSKVVYLNVDQDRARALGVSTANLSKFLQSSLTGSSVSQYREDNELIEILLRGTVHERTELSLLPSLAVPTDNGKSVALSQIATLEYGFEEGIIWHRNRLPNVTIRADIYGKEQPATLVQQILPTLDPIRAELPDGYLLEVGGTVEDSARGQNSVKAGVPLFIVVVLTLLMLQLRSFSRTVMVFLTAPLGLIGVTLFLMVFRQPFGFVAMLGTIALSGMIMRNSVILVDQIEQDIAAGLKPWQAIIEATVRRFRPIVLTALAAVLAMIPLSRSVFFGPMAVAIMGGLIVATALTLLFLPALYAAWFRIKKESA
- a CDS encoding efflux RND transporter periplasmic adaptor subunit, which produces MFRYALPLALPVTLAFLLSACGHDEAPQVSVRPAMVVQPEPSAQAMESYPGEVRARYEPDLAFRIGGKVSRRLVEEGQRVKADQPLAELDPQDVRLQLEATRAQVTAAEANLNLVRAERDRYKTLMDRQMVSKSAYDNSENLYRSGEARLKQIKAEFNVSTNQASYAVLRAPQDGVVAKRAVEVGQVVAAGQTVFTLATDGEREVLISLPEQSFGRFKVDQPVSVELWTQPDQRFTGRIRELSPAADPKSRTFAARIAFTSGKVPAELGQSARVFIQTAAVVSLAVPLSAVTAENGATYVWVVGANNTLRKVPVRVGAFGEKTVPVLEGLSASDWVVAAGVHVLHDGQQVRPVDRSNRVVNLADKE